A stretch of the Lactuca sativa cultivar Salinas chromosome 9, Lsat_Salinas_v11, whole genome shotgun sequence genome encodes the following:
- the LOC111903963 gene encoding putative lipid-transfer protein DIR1, translated as MVVVMTPRTPVVVILVLMVVIGGLQAAEICNMTEDGLMACKPSVTTEKPVYPSPECCKAVSGADMKCLCSYKESLILPSLGIDPGLALGLPVKCNLPAPPC; from the coding sequence atggtggtggtgatgacgcCAAGGACTCCGGTGGTGGTGATTTTGGTGTTGATGGTTGTGATAGGTGGTTTACAAGCGGCGGAAATATGCAATATGACTGAGGATGGTTTGATGGCATGCAAACCGTCAGTGACGACCGAGAAACCAGTGTACCCAAGCCCTGAGTGTTGTAAGGCAGTATCGGGAGCGGACATGAAGTGTTTGTGTTCGTATAAGGAGTCTCTGATATTGCCTTCTCTAGGCATTGATCCCGGACTTGCATTGGGTTTACCAGTTAAGTGCAACCTCCCTGCTCCACCATGTTAG